AGGCGCTTCCTGGCCTTTTCGATCTCGTGGATGTTGCGGCCACCTTCGCCAATCTGGTCGAGCAGGTCCTTAACTTCGTCAGCGAGGTTCTTGTTCTCGCGGCGGACAGCCTCGAGCTGTTCCTGGCCTTCCTCGTAGGCACCCTTGAGACGGAACAATTCGGTGGAGTAGTTGCGGCATTCCTTCTGGCTGGCGTCGAGCTCGGCGGCGAGGTCGTCGACCTTGAGCTTCCATTCTCCAATGATCTTGTCGAAGGCCTTCTGCTTCTTCTCGGCAGCGTTGGCGATGGCGGTGGCACGGTCGACCTCGAGCTGCAGGTCCTCGACCTCGGTGGCGAGGCGCTGCTTGGTCTTCTCGAGGGCAACGACCTTCTGGTTGAGGGACTCAATGGTCTCCTCGGCCTCGGCGAGGCGGGCCTGGAGCTTGCGCTTGGCCTCCTCGAGCTCCTCGGAGCGGGCAACACCCTCGGACTCGTACTTGGAGCGCCAGATCTGGCCCTCGGCGTTGGCCTTGGAAAGCTGGCGCTGAAGATCAGCCTTGCCCTCGGCCTCCTCCTCGACCTGTTCGCGGATGTTGTCCAGGTCGTGCTCGAGGTTGCGGAACTTGCCCAGAAGGGTGGCGCGTTCCTGTTAACAAGAAAACACATTAATTAGCTTCTATGTCGGTAAGCCTTGTTAAGTGCATCATTAGACCAAGTAAGTCTCAGCTTGATACTAAAACGCACCAATATGGCAATATCTAACAATGTGTCGTTTGAGTTATCTTTGTTGTTGTTTTCTTTTAGATGAACCATGTTATATTGTATACTAACCCTGGCCTCCTCGTCGGCGAGCCTCTTGGTATCCTCCAGCTGAGTGGTGAGCGACACCTTGATCTTGGACAGCTGCGACACCTGGGACTCGGCCTCCTCCAGTTGGCGGAGCAGGTCTGAGTTCTCGATGGACATCTTCTTCTTGGCGGCATCCAGGTCGTTGAGGGTGCGGTTGGCCTCGTCAGCCTTGTTTTGGACTTCGTTGAGCTGGTGCTGGAGCTGCTTGGCGATCTTCTCCTGGGCAGCCTAttaggaaataaataattgttagaCGAAGGTATTTTCACGGTTTAGTTGAAAGTTTAATGGTTTGaattcttttaatatttaaattttggtGATGCAGGCTGATATTCGTTTTAGCGTGTATTTAACAGATCATGACTGTGTTAAAAACAAacggtattatttattatgagaaGAAAAATATTGCAGAGAAATATTgaattatacatacataggttggtgcaaatgtttacatttataaaacttCTGATACATTGTTACGGTAAGCACCACGACTATTTTTaacttacataatattaggcacattatatgttatttaattatattattcaatAATTAGTTGTTGaaaggttttatttaatgttactaATGTTAGAAGATAATTAGAATAGGGATTAATCAGTTTAAAAATCattcaaaaaagttttttacattttagctGTAGTTTAGTTTCACGTTACAGCGCTCATAGCTTTTTTGCGTTTAGTAAAACTATATTAGGTATGTTAAATTGGGCGTGTGTAGTGTCTGGTCCCAAGCACACAAGTTGTTTAAGTTCTTATATACAGCTACTATCCTAGGATAAGCATTATAAGGGCTGTATAAATCTTTATAAAGCTCTTGTGCGACTTGGGTTGCAACTCCATCTAACTGGCGAAAGCGAAGCGAAGTCCTGCTGATGCCAAAACAATTTATACCTTTTCGTTGGACACGTGGTCGAGACCAGCGCGGAGGTCATTGACTTCGCTAAAGTACTGAGAACGTTCCTTCTCAGCCCTGGATGGATTAGAAACACGATTAATATCACCTAATTGGTATGTGTTTGTGTTGTGGGCATTGAGTGGGCCGTGGTTCTTTCACGTTTAGGGAACATGCGGGGGAACTCGGTACACATGCCTCGTGGATGACATGTTACCTTTTCACGGGCCACCTGATCGACGGCAGCGCGTGTGTTGTTTAGCTCCGAGTAGCAAGACGCGCGGTCATGATCAGCCCTGAATTAGCAGTACAATTGAGTATCCCAAGCTTTCAAGTCCCAGTTCAAATTTAAAGGTTCAATACAAAATTACATTTCCTTTGCATATTAAAAGtgtatttataaacattatGCTGATGTTTATAAGATTTGCCACGTAGGAGTGCTATAAATATTCAGCATCGAGTGCCTCTTGctgtaactatttttatttcgcCAATTgcgtttacttatttttacgaTCTATGAAATCAGGATATTTGATTATAAAAAAAGcacgtacatacatacttagctTACAATAATCTAGAGCATAAAAATTGTGTTTTCATTGCTCTAGTAGAAAAGGATATAATATAACGTATAATACTCACTTGGCCTTGAGCTTGTTGAGCTGGTCGAGCTGCTCACCCATCTCGGCGACGGAATCGTTGTGCTTCTTGCGCAGGTTGGCGAGGGTGGACTCGTGCTGGATGTTGGCCTCCTCCAGGTCGCGGCGCAGCTTGCTGAGTTCAGCCTCGCGCTTCTTGTTAAGCTCGATCTGGGCAGAGGTAGCACCACCGGCCTCCTCAAGGCGCTCGCCGAGCTCCTCGAGTTCACGAGCGAGGTCAGCGCGCTGCTTCTCAGCCTTGGCGCGAGCCTGGCGCTCAGACTCGACTTCCTCCTCGAGCTCCTCGATGCGAGCCTGCAGTTCCTTGATCTGCTTCTGCAGCTTGCTGACAAGGGACTGTTCATCCTCGAGCTTAGCGGTCAGGGAGGAGATCTCCTTGTCCTTGCGCTGGATGGTCTGCTCCAGCTCCTTCTTGTTGCGTTCGAGGTCGGCGACGGCTTCCTGGGTCAGCTTGAGGTCGCCCTCAACCTTCCTCCTCTGCTTCTCAACATCACCGCGCAGCTTCTTCTCGCGCTCCAGAGAGTCCTCCAGCTCGTCGAGAGTCTGCTCGAGCTTCTGCTTGACCTTGTTGAGGTGGTTGACCTTATCCTCGGCGGCCTGGAGTTCCTCACCAGTCTTCTGGTTGGACTCGCCCTGCATCTTCTTCTCCTTGTTGAGCTTGTTGATGAGCTCATCTTGGTGGGCGATCTCATCGTTCAAGTTGCGGATCTGGTGGTCCTTGGTGGCCTTGTCCTGCTCGGATTTCTGGACGGCCAGCTCGAGATCCTCGACGTCCTTCTTGAGGCCAGAGACCTCCTGTTCCAACTTCTTCTTGTTCTGGAACAGCTGGTTGCGGGCGTCCTCCTCCTGGGTCAGGCGGTCCTGGGTGTCCTACGGTCACAACAGCTCGAATCAGTATACGGTATTCAGTATTCAAGTATATAAAACTAGGCATCGAAAAAATAAACAGTTGGCTTTTAATTGCTTTCGCAATTCCTCTAAACACGTCTGGCTTCTGTCTATCGGCAAATAATAGCAATTAATGATTTGCAATAAAATCGTGCAACCCGCAGACgtgcaatttatttttaactcttCAAGCTGCTTTTAGTGTAAACATAACGGTGTTTATTTAAAGAAATACTCTAGCAAACGAAGCATTGCTTTGCAACAGTGTTACGGCTACATATTTGGCTTGTAACGGGATGTCTTCTAAGTAACTAATGTCCGGTATGTTTACTCGCCGCAGGAATCTCAGCtaattaattaaactaattaggtacattatttatttagcgCCAGAGTATTCGCGACCCAAATTGCTCATTGCTATTTCAAGATGACGCATCATTACCgggataaaaaatatgttacaaaTTTTACGATTATTATCCGCCTGGATATGCCACATGTTAATAACTGAAGGGTATAAGGAGGAATTTAGCAAGCCACTAGTAGATGATGGTTCACAACTTTTTTTGCACTATCGTTTGAGGTACCAAAACAATTTACGACTATGTATGAAGATTTTCTGTTTCTCTCTTGAcgattcataataataaaagtagattcattatcacaaaagtgactacatgatttttttttattactataccTACTCTTAATTATGGggcttaaaattattattttactaagttTTGCTAATTCGACTATTATGACTAATATGCCTTGTTTCTATACTTTCTATTATGACGCTGTGAAGTTTTCATTTTTCTAGAGGATATCaatataaatagtttttattattgtttgagTAATGTACATGATCTGTGCTATACTATCacataactaataaataattaacacttaCCCTAAGCTGGGACTCCATGTCGGACTTCTGGGCCTGGAGCTTGGCGGCGCGCTCCTGGACTTCGGACAGCGAGCCCTTCTCGCCCTCGAGCGAGCCGAGCAGAGCGGTCTTCTCCTCCAGCAGCTTGGCGTTGAGGACCTCCAACTCCTTGCGAAGTTTCTCCTCCTTCTCCAGAGCCTCGATCGCCTTGTTGGCCTTCTCTTCCAGTTTCTGCAATTCAACCACACTTTTATCCACACCATCCCATTCCGAAACGTGTATCGttgccattttatttaattttattgatcaCATCAATTGATTGGATAGGGAATGTCGGTTCGTTCGTTAGGGGAGTTAGGCGCGCGCCCAGCCGACCGCTCGACTGAACGGGGCGCTGGAGTTTTCCAGCGGGCGATAGCCGCCCACGCGCATGATTACTTAGCTAGGTGAGTGGGGCGATAGGGGGGGATTCCAGAAATGGCTGCGGCAGGTGCGGTGTCACGTAACCGGCAGGTGGGTGCGGTTAGCTATTTACGTGCTTGATTCACGCCgctaaatttgattatttattggGTCAGAGTGCTCCATCATATTAATGCGTTGAGTGATGCTTACCGCGATCTCATCCTCGATGCGGCTGACGTTGAGGAGGGGCTTGACCTTCTGCCACAACTTCCACCAGGGCCAGGTACGGAGTTGCAGGTACTTGCGCAAGTTGCGCTGGACAACTTGGAGGGCGACCCTAGTGGTAGAAAACTTAACTTAGCATATCTTtatgaataatataatttaatttacataatGAAGTCGGATATTTGCAATTATGATATAACTAAGGTTGAAGGTAAGGTAAGGCTTTatgaaggttgactggtagagaatgcctcatagcattaagtccgccttttgtgcgattgtattttcttttgtgcaataaagattaaataaataatttaataacaaaatttcaaaagatAATAActaagaaaaaacattttaaaaaaatattaaagatttGGAATGCCAAATATCGATTTCATTACTATACCTAATTGAATTTAATATATGTAACTGTCCAGAATAaataagtgttattttatttcaggtaatGATCCCGCTTTAGTAAAAGTAACAGTGTAAGTGTGCGATGTTATTAAAGAAACTGTATAAGGTAAGATATCATACCTCTGTTCCTGCAGCTTCTTGTACTCCTTGCGGGACAGGTAACCGCGAATGTAGGCCTGGAGCCAAGACACAATCTTGGACAGCCTATCGTCACGCATCTCTTCCATCTGACCCAGGACACCAGCGCGGAAGAACACCTGGATATATAGCTAAGTCAGAACAAATCCAGACGCCCGACTTGTAGAGTTAGTAACTGGTAACATctagttttaatatatttaaaactatttctacacattatttgTGTCAGAAATAtgaacataatatttttaaatgatatatTTTTCTACATCTAATGTTAGTGGGGAATTTGCGTGAGTAATCTCGAAAAAAAACGGAGACTTTTTGAAGCGGCATGACATGGAAACATAAAAAATCGACACATAGACAACACGAGGTACAGACGATACAGACAGTAAAAGAATAAGAGGAGTTAATATCGGAATGTGTATGTGTATCCGTTACTCATGTACTACGTCTACCTTTGTTTTTCCAAGTCTGAAAGATTCCGAGTCCAAACCGGTTGTCTCGAGAATTTTCTCGGCGGCTTTCTCTGGCGACATTCCGTCTTTGACCAACCCCGGGCACAGAATTTTGTATCTGCGTTTGAGGagcatacaaaaatataacagtgtgtgtgtatgtatgtgtatgtacagGTAGAAAGGATAGGGGAAAATCCAAACAGGAGCCTTGTCACTTGGGCCCTTTGAAGCGGCTTAGTCTACTGGACAAATTACTGTACCAATTGTAAATGGTGGTCGTAATTTGCCTGAAGTATTGATAACTTGCAATTGGCTTTCTCACAGCTAACTACGCAACCGAATGAACATGCCTTGGTGTGACCGAGACGGTACGATTCGACATCCAAGCCTGTGGCGTCCAGGATGACTTGGGCGATCTTCTTAGGATCGGTTTCCTTGTCCACAGCTTGAGGGGCCAGGATCTTGTAACTACATTATCAAAATATTTCCACACAATGAGGGAGAGTCACAATAAATAGTTCTAAAGACGTGCTAGGCACATAAGGAGAGGGTGGAACAAAATGTGGGACATACTGTAAAAAACATTGATATGTTAACCACACTGCATACGATTAGGGGTATGGACTGCAATTAAGATTAATAACATGTATCCCAGGAACCTTCTATGACATAATGACCTAGAAATAACAATGGGTCAACAAAAAGGGTTCAACATTAACTCTATTCTTTAGAGTTTAACAATTTCTACTTCTCCATGCTAAAACCATTCTGGACCCCATTATAATTCTTGCCTTGGTGTGACCGATACGATAGCTCTCAGGGTCGAGTTCGACAGACTCCAGACACTTCCTAGCTGCTTCTTTAGGATCTTTTTCGTTGGTCATGATGGCTGGCGCCAGAATCATGTAACTGTTTGTCGAACatcaattatttaataaatagagTCCCTCCAACTACTCTGTATGTGACAcgtcattaaaataatttgtcGTTATATAAAACAGCTTATTAATAATCTATGATATTTCAGCAAGTGTTACTCATAGCTATGAACTATGTAAATTTGACTGATGATGTCAGCAAGTCAGCGGTAAAACCAGAATAGTTGCTCCAGAAAATACCAGcgctaaaaaaaagttttgactaaccacatataaaaataaacataacccTCTATAATCAaaacagagacataaaataCTAAAGTTATAGTTGTAATTTGAATTCTTGAATTATTTTTGATATTGATGTTGGGATCTTACCGGAGCTTGAAGTCAGGGTAGACCATCCTGTTGGGGAAACCTTTACGGCAAATACGGATGCCTTCCAACACACCGTTACAGGTCAGCTGGTGCATGACAAGGTGGGAGTCGATGAGACCTGGCGAGCGAATACACGCACACGGATAAGAGGAAATTACAGAAAATAGAAAGCCTTCGCTATTAAtgtgtattaattaatttaaaaaaacaggtATGTAGATTTTAAaccaattacttatttttttacttatccTTATAGTTGTAATAGAGTAGAGATAGAAAAGTCTCAATTTACTTTACTAAAGACaaatagtaaaattttaaaacgagtGAAAGGGAAAAGAAGATAAAGTGATATTGGTCACTTTACTAACACAAATATATTTAGCACAATTATTACTCACCAGGCTGTTTCAACTCGTTGGGGATGATACAACGTACGAAGTGAGGTTGGGTGGACCTCAGAGTTGTCATCAGGTTGTTAAGTTGTTCCTGTATGGATTAACAAAATTAGTATGCACAATTGTGATTTTGTATAGTATTTACAACAGCATTTTTCATGTTTGTCTAAATCCAATACAACTGATTATTTACCCAGAACATTTCTTAGTTTTGTCTAATAGAAATGTCTGCAAACAACATAAAAAGCGACACTCGATGATACATGAATATTGACGTAGATTTGACATGTAATGACGTGACGATGTgaataaacacacacacacacaaaactaaagttatgaTTCCTAATAAACACACACTAACACACAAAGCTATTAGACCCAGCAGCGTCGTACAGTACGTTCCTGGGGACGTTATGCGCTGTGCGTGTAATTTTTCCACAGTGCATTGATCTACACTATAACACCATAGTGCATGTAAAATATTACAACCTCTAAAAACATAAAACAGGTAATTTTCATGTTACCTTTAATATTACGTCTATGAAATGTTACTACCACAATTTTCAAAAACAATGTAGAATATATGAAGCTACATCAATATAAACCAAAAATCAATCTTTAATATAAACTTAAGAACCTTGTACGCGGAGGAGACAGTAGCAAAACCACCACCCTTCTTACCGCGACCGCCTATGAACGTACATTATAAACAAGCATAGATTAGTACCAAGACGATCACAAGGCAACATGACGGGACAATACTCGATGGCTAAACATAGACTATCGGCGACATGAGCTGTGCTGTAAAACATATAGTAGAGTggccgaacaggctttaggttacttttcgctcatgtcgtcttgGACataggtatatttggtatcagtacattcagtatgatgtcctgaacacaaataaatatttgatgacatatatatatttggtGGGGGTCCACTGCTTTCGCGCTTGACATCGCCAGTTTTTGAGACATTTGGTACcacacatggtatgtttaaaaaaaaagtaaaaaaaaatatactgccgactttatgacatCACAGCAACTACcgccaccactttcgcgcttgtcatctcatatatttgtgttcaggacaccATACTGAATGCACtaataccaaatatacccatgtccgagacgacatgagcgaaaatcgttttctagaagacttctagacaaaaAACCGACCCTCTAATATTATGTTGACATTGACAAGGTAATGTGAAAGCGTGGAAGACTGACCCTAATTACCACTAAGTTGTAATCAGTAGATTCAGTAGTAGTAACAAGGGTTAATCTTAGGCATGATAGACGATACTGAAGCTACGCCGAAGGCAGTGAAGCAAATCCCTTTCAATGAATGTAAGTTTACCCTGTAGAGCGATGATACAGTCTGGAAGGCAGAACCCTTAGCACGCTTGCCTCCAGCGCCTTAAGTTGAAAAGTGACATGAGAAATAAACATTAATATGTCTTTGTAGACAATGATGCAAGTACATTCAATAGAATGATAGTGTGTAATTATCCTCTTTGCTAGGTCTTCTAGATTAGAAATAAACACAATGTGTGTTTATTTCTAATCTATTCGACGAAGCAACTcggataataaaattgtaatagaacTTCACTTatggtaagttcgtttaatcattAAGTATAATGAAATAATCCAAGATCACTGAAGTATTGATGTGATTTTGGTAAGTGACATTTGGGTTTTATATCACCCGTCTTGTGGTGTGTGATGATATTATATGTTCACAGAAGGTATGAATACAGCTCATGGTACCTGGTCACCTGTTTTCGTAGAGATCAAAATTGCTATAGGGGCTTATCGAAATCAGTAttaaaaattatcatttaaaaaatcaatTGAATCCTTATCTGAGTAAAAGTTATTGATACGTACCCTTGCCGCCACCGGCATCAGCACCACCGGACTGACCAGGATGGTCAGCGAAGATCTCAATCAACAGTTTGTTGGTGCCCTTCTTGAACTGGTCTACGACAGTGTCGTTAAGGGGGTCCTTGTTCTTCTCAAGCCAGCCTGAGATGTTGTAACCGACCTGTTTAAGGAGGGTGGGTGAATTAAGGTGGTGGGTAGTGAATGACTGAGTGAACTAATTTAGATACCAACATTAGCAATCATTTTATTTGCTAGATTTTCAAAAAGGATATAATTCAAAGGGAAGCTTACTTTCATTCTGTTGTTTAAGTAAAGAAAATGTTTATGAACCAAATATCAGCTCAATATAATTAAAAGTGAAGTGAAATGATCGTTGGTATTGTTGATGATAAAGATACTTACGTTGCCGGCATAATGGCCAATGGCGAAGTGGGCAGCCTGGCAGCCGGGCTTGGGAGGCTTGGGCTTCAGGAACGGAGGCGACTTGCCCAAGTGGTTGTTATTCAACTTCTCAACGAAGGTCTGATCGGTAGCTTTCGGGAACATAGATTCTTCCTCAAGGATGGAGAGGATACCCATGGGCTGGAAACGGACCGATGGCGTTAGAACACGAAGTACGGCTTGCTTATCTTCTGAAAATGCTACTTATGCCAAGTGTAGTTACTTTACGACTAAAATTGTATCATGAAATGTAAATTTTGATAGGACAAGCTATAATTATGTTCTTGGAGAGGAAATTTAAATACGAGTAGCTGTTGTTTCATCAAGATAAAGTCGATAATAAAATTCAagtgaataataaaaatgaggcaaaaggtacaaatttaatttaattataaatctgtaacaaaggaaaaaaaattaaaagagaaaTAAAGGTTTTAAATACTACTTTTGTGTAAAAGGGGGTTCTAGCGtgtatatttttgttaagcGTTATCGGTTAAGCGGCATGCATTCGTAGTTGTGTGCTTTTTTCTAATAgtgagtgtaattttattagctATATAACTTTGTACTGTATCTATAAAATAGTGCTTCTTTTTCCATAGCTTCACATATTTTTAGtgtctttttttattaaacttgaTTGCTGACTTTTTAGTTGTTAAAAATACTGGTATTACTGGTGCAGTTAATATAGCTAATtagcttaaaaaatatatgcttATTAACGGATTAGACTGATATTGTAGTTTTGCAAGTGTTCTATCGGCGGTGTGGGTACAGACCGTGATAAATATATCATAATgatcaatatttaataatatccaATAACACAGCAGCTAGTAAGGTGATTCaagaaatcaaagttttaattttatttactcaCCTCATTATTTTCATcctacctactaaaataataattagtaattaatttgaGAATTGTTTAATAACATTTAGTGGTCGCTACCACCAGTACCACCggtcaacttttttttttaatacgtactGCGATGTGGGATTATGGTTTGCTTTTATTATGTTCCATGataatatttatctattataatagtttatgtgactgctatatAATAAAAGGCGTAATTTACGATAATATCGCCTTCgtttaatttcatacattttgaaatgtCGGTAGCTATCCCTAAATatcaattcaaaaataaaataaaaaaatctagacTGTTTTCTAATACAATACATCCGTTTTAGAGGTTGagagtataaaaaataataataataataataacagcaaacttctccaaagggactctacgtgttggatgtgtatccccacgcacgcctatcaaatgaccgggatgtatatacccgtgagtttatacgagatacaaataataaaaatatcgtcTTTCTTTGATTTCACAAATTTTCATATGTCAGTAGCGACCCctaaatatcaatttaaaaatttataaaaaaaatagtgttttCTAATGCAAAAGATCATTTATAGAGATCATAGGtgagagtaaaaaaataaacatatatatttttttttcagtacaaGTTTAAATCAGCCTAACAGCTAGCCAGCATTCCTCACAGGCAGCAGATTCTATAGGGGTTGTTAGAGATTGTGAATACAGTATTATAGAATATGTCGATCATTTGATACAATAAAACAGCGTGTAAAGATTCGCAAGGATGCTGCTTTCATTAAAAATGCTTTTAGCCTCGATTGCTGAAAAGGATCGTGTGCGCAAAGCATTTGTTTATACCGCGGAGCAAGGGATCAGCCAGAGATGTACTTGCGGGAGACGTTTTCAGCCCCAAGCGTCGTCTAATCGCGCCTATCGTAAGCTATACTGGATTCTAATACCTTTTCTATTAAGTCTATAGTCGCTTGAAGATCCATACCAAAATCTATGAAGGTCCATTGGATCCCTTCACGTTCATACTCTTCTTGCTCTAACACGAACATGAAATGGTTAAAGTATTGTtgtaatttttcgttcgtaaaATTAACGCATAGCTGATTAAACCCGTTCATCTGGATCGTGATACAtggaaaaaataattgtatCTGTTAAACAACTAACATTGTTTGTGTGGAAACGATGGCCGTTGGTgtgagaaaatattaaaaataaaaacaaagaacaCAGATAACACAGAACACATATAACACGTTGCATTGGTGGGTAGCTCGAATGAAGTAACGAatggaattaaattttaagtaaaaGTTCTATGGCTACTTCTTTCGGGCACCCTGTGGCATGAGGCAAGCTCTTGTTGTTGCGTTTT
The window above is part of the Cydia strobilella chromosome 12, ilCydStro3.1, whole genome shotgun sequence genome. Proteins encoded here:
- the LOC134746024 gene encoding myosin heavy chain, muscle isoform X25 — its product is MPKPIVQEGDDPDPTPYLFVSLEQKRIDQSKPYDGKKACWVPDEKEGFLQGEIKATKGDLVTVGLPGGETKDFKKDLVGQVNPPKYEKCEDMSNLTYLNDASVLYNLKQRYYHKLIYTYSGLFCVAINPYKRFPVYTTRCARLYRGKRRSEVPPHIFAISDGAYVNMLTNHENQSMLITGESGAGKTENTKKVIAYFATVGASQKKDPNQEKKGSLEDQVVQTNPVLEAFGNAKTVRNDNSSRFGKFIRIHFGPSGKLAGADIETYLLEKARVISQQALERSYHIFYQMMSGSVDGLKTKCFLSNDIYDYYNVSQGKITIPNMDDGEECQLTDQAFDILGFTQEEKDNVYKITAAVMHMGGMKFKQRGREEQAEADGMEEGERVAKLLGVDCQDLYKNLLKPRIKVGNEFVTQGRNKDQVTNSVGALCKGVFDRLFKWLVKKCNETLDTKQKRQHFIGVLDIAGFEIFDFNGFEQLCINFTNEKLQQFFNHHMFVLEQEEYKKEGINWAFIDFGMDLLACIDLIEKPMGILSILEEESMFPKATDQTFVEKLNNNHLGKSPPFLKPKPPKPGCQAAHFAIGHYAGNVGYNISGWLEKNKDPLNDTVVDQFKKGTNKLLIEIFADHPGQSGGADAGGGKGGRGKKGGGFATVSSAYKEQLNNLMTTLRSTQPHFVRCIIPNELKQPGLIDSHLVMHQLTCNGVLEGIRICRKGFPNRMVYPDFKLRYKILAPQAVDKETDPKKIAQVILDATGLDVESYRLGHTKVFFRAGVLGQMEEMRDDRLSKIVSWLQAYIRGYLSRKEYKKLQEQRVALQVVQRNLRKYLQLRTWPWWKLWQKVKPLLNVSRIEDEIAKLEEKANKAIEALEKEEKLRKELEVLNAKLLEEKTALLGSLEGEKGSLSEVQERAAKLQAQKSDMESQLRDTQDRLTQEEDARNQLFQNKKKLEQEVSGLKKDVEDLELAVQKSEQDKATKDHQIRNLNDEIAHQDELINKLNKEKKMQGESNQKTGEELQAAEDKVNHLNKVKQKLEQTLDELEDSLEREKKLRGDVEKQRRKVEGDLKLTQEAVADLERNKKELEQTIQRKDKEISSLTAKLEDEQSLVSKLQKQIKELQARIEELEEEVESERQARAKAEKQRADLARELEELGERLEEAGGATSAQIELNKKREAELSKLRRDLEEANIQHESTLANLRKKHNDSVAEMGEQLDQLNKLKAKADHDRASCYSELNNTRAAVDQVAREKAAQEKIAKQLQHQLNEVQNKADEANRTLNDLDAAKKKMSIENSDLLRQLEEAESQVSQLSKIKVSLTTQLEDTKRLADEEARERATLLGKFRNLEHDLDNIREQVEEEAEGKADLQRQLSKANAEGQIWRSKYESEGVARSEELEEAKRKLQARLAEAEETIESLNQKVVALEKTKQRLATEVEDLQLEVDRATAIANAAEKKQKAFDKIIGEWKLKVDDLAAELDASQKECRNYSTELFRLKGAYEEGQEQLEAVRRENKNLADEVKDLLDQIGEGGRNIHEIEKARKRLEAEKDELQAALEEAESALEQEENKVLRAQLELSQVRQEIDRRIQEKEEEFENTRKNHQRALDSMQASLEAEAKGKAEALRMKKKLEADINELEIALDHANKANAEAQKNIKRYQAQIKDLQTALEEEQRARDDAREQLGISERRANALQNELEESRTLLEQADRARRQAEQELGDAHEQLNELSAQSASLSAAKRKLESELQTLHADLDELLNEAKNSEEKAKKAMVDAARLADELRAEQEHAQTQEKLRKALEQQIKELQVRLDEAEANALKGGKKAIQKLEQRVRELENELDGEQRRHADAQKNLRKSERRIKELTFQAEEDRKNHERMQDLVDKLQQKIKTYKRQIEEAEEIAALNLAKFRKAQQELEEAEERADLAEQAISKFRGKGRAGSAARGVSPAPQRPRPAFDGFGTFPPRFDLANDDF